Genomic segment of Candidatus Krumholzibacteriia bacterium:
CATAGAGACCGATGGCGTACATCGACAGCACCGCCGCGGTGCGCGCGGTGTCGTGGGCAGAGAAGCGTCCGTGCTCGTAGAGCAGGGCGATGATGGGCTCGCGGAGCGCCACGAGACCCGCGGTCGCCGGAAGCGTCAGGAAGGCGACCAGCTTGAGCGCGCCGGTGAGGCTGGCGCGGAAGGCGGGCAGATCCTCCCGGGCGGCGTGCCGGCTCAAGGCAGTCAAGTTCACCGTCGCCACGGCCACGCCGAAGACGCCGATGGGAAGCTGCAGGAGGCGGAAAGCGTAATTGAGCCAGGAGGGACTGCCCTGCTCCAAATGGCTCGCCAATATGTTCGCGACGAAGATGTTGACCTGCGTGGCCGACAATCCGATCACCGCGGGAGCCATGAGACGGAGGATTTGGCGCAGCGCCGGGTCGTCGAAGCGGGGGCGGAAGCGCGGCCGGAATTGCCAGCCGGCGCGGGCGAGAGGCGGGATCTGCACTCCCATCTGCAACAAGCCGCCGAGCAGGACGGCGCCCGTCCAGAGCAGCACCGTCGAATGCTCGCCGGGATGGACGAGGAGCAGCACCGCGCCGACGACGATGGCAGCGAGGTTGAAGAGCGCCGGCGCCACTGCCGGGACGAAGAAGCGGTGCTGGGCGTTCAACATCCCCATGAGCACCGCGGCCAGCGCCACCATGGGGAGGAAGGGGAAAAGGATGCGGGTCAGCGTCGTGGTCAGCTCGAGCTTTCCAGGCGTCGCCGCGAACCCCGGCGCGATCCAGCGCACCAGGGGTTCGGCGGCGATGGTGCCGATCAGGACCACTGCCGCCGTCACCAGGCAGAGGGAAGTGAGGACCAGGTTGCCCAGGGAGAAAGCCGCCGGTTTTCCCTGGCGTACGAGCTGTTGGGTGAAGGTGGGCACGAAGGCGGTGGAAAGAGCTCCTTCGGCGAGGAGGTCACGCAACAGGTTGGGGATGCGGAAGGCGACGACGAATGCGTCGCTGTAGAAACCGGCCCCGAGGAGAGCCGCGAACATCTGCTCCCGCACCAGGCCGCCCAGGCGCGAGAGCGAAGTGGCCAGACTCACCAGCCCTGCCGCACCCATGAGGCCGCGGGCGGGCCGGCTGGTCGGAGCCTGGACCGTCGCTTCGCTTCCCGCCGCCACACCCACCTCCCCGGCCTCGACCCCATGGGGGCGAGCAACCCGCCGCCATTCTAGGCACCCGCCGGTGGCGCTGAGAAGCGCGCGATCGTTGCGACCGCCATGCCCCTCGGCTATCGTCGTCGGTAGCGAGGGGCTGGGCCATCGGCGGGCCCGGCGGCTTCAGGAGCATCCGAGCCGGCGGAGGACTGCTTGACCCCCACGAAGGCCACCACCGCACCCCGCCTCGACGCCGACGCCACGGCCAGCCGCGAGCCCATGTGGGCCCTGGTGGTGGACGCGCCCACTTGGAACGAACGTACCGGTTTTCGCAAGACCCGCGTTCCCCGCCCCGTTCTCGACGAGAAGCAGAACCCCGCGGACGCCCAGCAAGTCTTGGTGCAGGTGCTCCTGGCCGGCGTCTGCGGTACCGATCGCGGCATCTACGAGCGCACCAGTCTGGGGGAGACGATCCTCCGTTCGCTCGCCGCTGAAGGCAAGAGCGAGCGCGTCGTCGGGCACGAGTTCATCGGTCGCATCGTCGCCGCGGGCTCGGACGTGCAACGGGATTACGGCTTCGCTCCCGGCGACATCGTCGCCGCCGAATCGCACGTCTTCTGCGGCCGCTGCTACCAGTGCCGCCTCGGACAGACCCACATCTGCAGCGACGATCGCATCCTCGGCGTTTCCCGCGATGGCTGCTTCGCCGAGCTGGTGAAGTTGCCGGCGCGGGTGCTCTGGCCGACCGACGTGCGCAAGATCGCCCTGGAGGTGGCGGCCATCCAGGAGCCTTTCGGCAACGCCGTGCACGCCTGCACGCGGGTGGACCTGCGCGGCAAGACGGTGGGCATCTTCGGCTGCGGCACCATCGGTCTCTTCGCCGCGATGATCGCCAAGTCGCTGGGGGCGACGCGGGTCTTCGGCATCGAGCCCGACGCCGGGCGCCGCGAGCTGGCGCGCCGCGCCGGTGCCGACGTGGTGCTCCCGGTGCGCGCCACCGGAACCCACGACCCCGGAGCGGACGCCGGTCTCCTGGAGGCGCTCCGCACCCAGACGGGCGGCGTCGGCCTCGATGTGGCGCTGGAGATGTCGGGCTTCAACAGCTCTCTCAACAACGCCATTGGCGCCGCGCGCCGGGGCGGCGAGGTGGTGCTCTTCGGCCTGCACTCCGGCGACTTCACCGTGCAGCGCTACGAGAGCGTCATCCTCAAGGGGCTCACGCTCTACAGCGTCATCGGCCGCGAGATCTTCCGCACCTGGACCTTCACGCAACGATTGCTCGAGGAGCCCGCCAACGGCATCCAGGACAAGATCCTGGAACTCGTGCTGCGCAACGGCGACGGCACCATCCTCGACATCCGTGATTTCGAGGCGACGGTCTTCGAGGCCATGCTGCGCCAGCATCCAAAGGTGCTGCTGCGCTTCGCCACGATCTGAGACATCGAGGTCGCAGCTCTCAGCCTGCAAACTACAGAGTCGGACCCTCCCTCGACGTCGAAGGGCCGCACACGCTCATGGTCTCGCCCGCAGCCCTTGAGATCATCGCCGTCTGCACCTGAGTGGCGGAGCGGCTCGCCTCCTCTTGAGAAAAGTGAGAGGTCCTTCCCTGTGGCCTGGGCGATCGGAACTCGTTTCGAGCGGTCCGCACCGCCCTCATGAGAAGGGCGATTGGGCGCGGCGGGTTGCCGCTTCCCTCGAGGACGGTCGCTGGCGGAATCTCAGTAGTCGAAGCCGATGGCGAAGAAGGTCTTCCACTCCTGCTTCTGGCTGAGCGGGTCGAAGGGCTCGGTGTTGAGCGGCAAAGCGGCGTCGAAGCGCAGCGGCAAGCCGACGTAGGCGCGCAGGCCGAAGCCGAAGGCGGTGTGCACCCGCCGGTAGCGCGGGTTCTCCTCTTCGAACCAAGTCGAGGCGGCATCGAAGAAGACGACGCCGCGGATGAGCTCGGTGGCGCCGAAGAGCGGGAAGCGCGCTTCCACGTTGGCGAAGGCAGCGCGGGTGCCCGTCAGCCCGCCGAAGTCGGTGCCACGGAAGGTGTCGGGGCCGCCGATATAGAGGATGCGCGAATCCCGACCCCAGGAGGAGGCGCCGATGAAGCGCAGCGCCAGGGCGCCGCGGCGGTGCACGTTGAGATAGCGGCGCCAGTCGAGGACGCCGATGGTGTAGTCGAGGTCGCCGAAAGTCTTGCCGCCCTCGATGCGCCAGCGCCCGCCAGCGATCGGGGTGAAGCCGGAGTACGAGGTGTTGTCGTGCACCAAGGCCAGGGTGGGGATGGAGTAGTAGTAGTTCGCATGCATCTCCTCCACCACCGACACCGGTTGGAGCGAGTCGCCGCCCACCGTCGAAAACACCGAGCGGGTCAGGTCCTCGTTGCGGAAGTCCACCGAGAACTCCAGGCGGCGGAAGCGGTTGAAGGGGTAGTAGAACTGGGCCCCGAGTCCGCGATAGACGGTGCTCTCGACATTGCCCTTTGATGGCGAGCTGTAGACCAGGATGTCGTCGCGGTACTGGAACCCCGCCAGCCCCCACTGCCAGCGGTGGCCGAGGTCGGCGTACTGCACCAGGATCTCCGACTGGTCGAAGTCGGTGCGCAGATAACCCGAGAGCAGCAGGTAGTGGTTCCCGAGCATGTCACCGAGCAGCAGCTGGCCGGAGCCGGCGGCGCCGGCGTTACCGATGTAGAGGGCGCCGACCACGGCGTACTCTGGGGTGAGCCGCGCCTTGTAGTCGCGCTCCTTCGCATCCAAGTGGGAGCTGGCGTTCTCCTGGATCGCTTCGGGGTGCGAGCTGGCCAGCTCCAGCTTCGCCGCGTCCGGCTCGCCGGGGAGATCTTCCGGGAACCCGGTGGTGCGGTACAGGTGCCAGCCGCCGTGGTGGAAAACGGAGTAGTAGATGTCGTTGGAAGCGGCCCAGGAGATGGCCGGGCCGGTGGGGATGATGCCCACGACACCGGAGGCGAAGCGCGTGCGCTGCCGCACCTCGCCGGTTTCGAAGTCGTAGGTGTAGACCTGGTAGGTGCCGGTGCGGTCCGAAACGAAGGCGATGGAGCTGCCATCGGGGCTCCACACCGGGGCGAAATCGTCCGCCTTCGAGACGACGAGGTCGGTGCGCTTCCCGGCCAGGAGCTCCTTCCCGGGACCGGGCCTCACCTCGAGTTGGGCGATGTTCCAGCTGCCAAACACCAGGCCGTCGAGGTCGGTGTCAGGGCCCTCGTCGGTGGCGAAGACGATGGAGCGGCCGTCGGGGGAAAAACGCGGGGCGCGCTCGGCGAAGGCGTCCTGCGTCAGGCGCGACACGTGGCCCGACTCCACCTCGACCGCGAACAGATCCCCGTTCCCGCCCTGCACGCCGGAGAACACCACCCAGCGCCCATCGGGCGAGAAGGCAGGATTGGCCACCGACTGCAGGTCCGTCTTGATGCGTCGGATGATCTTCCGCTTCTTGAAGTCCATGATCTGGATCATGTCGTGACCCTGACGGGTGACGACGAGGACCACGAGCCGCCCGTCGGCGGACCAGTCCGCCGAAGCCGACAGCAGGGGCAGCTCTTCGACGTCGGCGCTGCGCTCCCCGGCGAGGAGGCTGCGCGTCTTCCAGCCCTCGGGCGTCCGCTCCGCCACCATGAGTTCGTTGTAGAGGCCGCGGGAGGAGTAGAAGAGCACCCGATTACCGTCTGCCGCCGCCACCGGCGCCAGGTGGAAGGCCTTGGCGTAACCGGATTTGTGCGCCACCGCTTCGGCCACCGAATCGGGCGAGACCAAGTCTTGCCCCAACTGTGTGGCCAGGCTCTCGGCGTAAGCGCGCCAGAGGTGGTCCAACGATTGGCCTTCCGCCGTGGCGCCGTCGAACGCCGGCGGCGGCGCGCTCGTCTGCATGCTCGACGCAGGGTCCACCGGCGGCGGCAGCGATGTCGGCGGCTGCGGTGTCCGCCCGTCGGTGGAATCGGCGACGGCGGGGCGCTCGCGCTCCGGCGCCTTCAGGAGCTGGCGTACCCGGGCCGGCCCATAGCTCTTGGCGATGACCTCGAACAGTGCCTGCCCCATGCGGTAGACGCGGATGTCTTGCACCGATGACATCTGCTGCACCGAGGGCACCTTGCCGGCTCGTTGCGCATCCATGACCCACATCGCGGTGACCGGGTCGACGCCGTTGCTCACCCATTCCGCCATACCCTCCATCATCCAGAGCGGCAGGGAGCGGGCATTCATCTGCGGCAGGATGTTGCGGTTCAGCAGGTCGAACTGGAAGGCGTGCACCAACTCGTGCACCAGCACGTGGTTGAGCTCCGCGTAGGAGCCCGTGAGGGGGAGCGTGACCCGACCCTTGAGGGATTCGGTGACACCCCCGGTGCCCTCGCTGATGAAACCGCCGATGACGTTGGACTGCTCGAAGTCGTGGTGCGTCGAGTAGAGGATGACCGGGATCTTGTCCTCGAACTCGTGCTGGTAGAAGCTCGAAAGATAGGCGTAACCGCGCTCGGCCATCCGGGCCGCCTCGTTGGCCGCGGCGGCTTCCTGAGTGTAGTAGTGGATGACGAAGTGCTCGGTTTCGAGGATCCGCCAGTCGAAACTACGGTACTGGACCTTGTTCTGGCCGAACTGGGCCAGGGCGGTCCCTGCCGGCAGCAGGGCCAGCAGGACGGCCAGGAAGGGGGTCCTCGGGTCGAATCGCCTCACCCACGTCCTCCGGGGGTTCCGTGGTGCCGGGCGGCGGGAGACGGTGAGGAGCCCCGCACGGGCCAAAAACACGGCTTCCACTTCCCAGGGGCCTGGGGCCGATCGGGCGGCCAGACTTAAAGATACATCCAGGCGGCTCCCATTCCAAGGAGGCGGGGGCAGGACGGGCGTAGGGCGCTGCCGGGCGGTCGTGCCAGCCGCACCGGGTGCGGATGTGCCGCGAAGACCGTGTTAGACTGCGCTTTTTCGAGCTCTCGGAACGCCATGAGCTACCGCGGCTACTGGAAACGCGACTGGTTCCGGGTCTCCCGGCGACTCTGGGCCGAAATGATCCGCGACGATGTCTTCGGAGCGGCGGCGCAGCTGGCCTACTCTTTCCTCCTCGCCTTCTTCCCCTTCCTGGTTTTCCTGGTCGGAATCCTCGCCTCGCTCCAATTCGACGAGGTACTGATCCGCAAACAGGACCTGCTCGAGGCGATGGAACGCTTCGCCGCCGCTCTCCCAGGGGACGCGGCGGAGGTGGTGCGGCGGAGCATCGATGCCCTGAGCCAGCAGCACTCGGGGCTGCTGTCCCTCGGTGCGCTGGCGGCTCTGCTCGCGGCCTCCAGCGGCATGCGACCGGTCATGACCACGCTGAACCGGGCGTGGGGGGTGGCGGAAGGTCGCAGCTTCGGCCACCGCAGCGTGCTCTCCTTGGCGATGACGCTCGTCTTCGTGGTGCTCGTCATGGCCGGAACGATCCTGCTCTCCCTCTCCAGTCGGCTGGATGTCTGGATCGCGCAGCACTGGGGTGCGGGCTGGGCCACGGCCTGGCGGCTCGGCAGCCTCGCCGGCGGTTGGGCGACGTTGCTCTTCGTCGTCGAGTTCATCTATCACGTGGCTCCGAACGTACGCCGCCCCTGGCGCTGGATCACCCCGGGATCCTTGCTCGCCGTGCTGCTCTGGTTCGCCGGCGTGCGGCTCTTTTCCCTCTACGTGTCCAATTGGGGGCGCTACGAGCTCATGTATGGCAGCCTCGGTGCGGCGGTGGTGTTTCTCCTCTGGCTCTACATCGCCGGTTTGGCGGTTCTCGTGGGCGGTGAGCTGAACGCGGAGTTGGAGAAATCGGCCGGGATCATTGCCGTCGCGGCTTTGCCGCCGGCGGCGGCGGCCGAGGCACCTCGAGAGCGCGGCAAGCGGGCGGCCAGGGCGGAAACACGGCAGGAGCGGGGAAGGGGCGCGAAGCCGGTCGAGGCGCGACCGGTGCGGAGAAACAGCGCACCGAGGGCGGAGCCAACGCCGCCACGAGGGAAGCGCGCCGCGACCGGATCGCGGCGCCGGCGCAGTGCAGCCCAGCCGCCGCGGCGAGGGCGCGAGGGTGCCGCTCCAGGCGGGCCGGAATGAGGGGATCCGTCACCGTCGCGCGCCTGGTGCGGGCCGGGGGCGCTTGCTGGGGGCCAAACCGCCGGGTAGACTGACCTGCCGACGCGAAGCGAGCCACCGCCCACGGGAGGCGCAAGGTGAGCGCCGCTCGCAGCGTCGAAACGCCGCCTAGCCGCTCGGCACGTCGGGCTCGCAGGCCCTGAGGAAGCTCCCGAAGGAGGGGTTCGATGACGCACATCGTGACCGAACGGTGCGTGGATTGCCGTTACATCGATTGCGCCCGGGTCTGCCCCGTGGACTGCTTCTACGTGGTGGAGAACCCGGCCATGCTGGTGATCAACCCCGACGAGTGCATCGATTGCAAGGCCTGCATCCCCGAATGTCCCGTGCATGCGATCTGGCCGGACGACGAGCTCCCCGAGGTCTACAACGAGTGGCTGGAGAAGAACGCCGACCTCGCCGGCAAGGGCGAGCAGGTGACCAGCGACACCGGGCTGGAGAAGCTGCCGGACGCCCTCACCCTGGAGCAGGTGCAGGAGCGCGAGCGCTCCCGGGGCTGGGAGGTCCCGGAGCCCTCGGACGCATGAACGCGGCGGCACGCCGCCGCCGGACAGCACCGGGCAGGGAAGCATGCAACCAGCGTCGATCCCGGATGCACACTGTCATCTCGACCTGATCGCCGACCCCGAGCGCGCCATCGAGGAGGCCCTCGCCGCCGGCGTCGGCCCGTTGCTGGCGGTGGGCACCGAACAAGCCTCCAGCGAGCGCGTCCTGGAGCTACGGGGCAAGTACCCGGGGAGCGTGCTCGCCGCCGTCGGCCTGCACCCGAGCGAGATTCCCGCTCTGAGCGAGGCCGAACTGGCGGCGGAGCTCGAGTTCGTGGCCGCGACCCTGCCGCAGGCGGACGCCCTCGGTGAGGTCGGCCTCGATTTCCGCGACGCTCAGGAGGAAGGCCAGCGCGCCCGTCAGCGGCAAGCGCTGGAGCAGCAGCTGGAGTGGGCGAGCCGGCATCGCAAGCCGGTGAGCGCCCACAGCCGCCGGGCGGAGCACGAGATGGTGGAGCGCATGGGCGCCTTCGTGCAGAAGAGCCGCCTGCGCGTGAACCTGCACTGGTTCACCCACTCGGAGAAGCTGGTGCAGCAATGCGGCCGGCTCGGTATCTACATCTCGCCCGGGCCGTCGATCTTGCATAGCGAGCCGCAGGCCGCCGTGGCGCGGTGCATCGATGCGGCACACCTGCTCCTGGAGACGGATAGCCCGGTGGAGTTCCAAGGGCAACCGGCGCGACCGGTCTGGGCCGTCCAGGTGGCGGAGCGCCTCGCAGCCCTGCGCGGCGTCCCGGCGGAAACCTTGGCGACGTTGCTGCAGGAGAATTTCCGTCGCTATCTTGGGGGGTGAGACCCACGGGGCCGCCGGTGAGGTCGCGGCGCTGTTCCAAGGACCCCCATGCTTTTTCTTCTCCTCCGCACCTGCATCGCCGCCGTTCTTGCCGGCGCCCAGACGCAGTGGGAGGCAGCGCGGCGGAAACTCGGGGCCCAGGCCTCTCGGAGCGACGCTCCGGTGCGCGCGGCGAGCGACGCCGACCAGAAGTGGTATCTGCGCCAATCGCCCTTCGCGTCTTTGCCCCTCACGCCGGCGCAAGCGGCGCGCATGAACGCCGATGTCGCCGCCGGACGCGACCCCAGCCGCTGGTTGAGTCCGCGGCAGCGCGGCAACGCCCCATGACACCGAAACCGCTCCGACTGGACCATCTGTCGCTGTACGTCAGCGATCTCGAGCGGGCAGAGAGCTTCTACGTCGACATTCTCGGCTTGGAGCGCGTCATGCGCTTGCCGGATCAGGCGCTCCTCTCTCTGGGAGAAGTGAATATCGGGCTCATGCTCGGGAAGCCCCCGCCTCCCGAGCCGGACGTCCTCGACCGTCCCTTCGGCCGGGCGCATCACGCCTTCCGCATCGAGGCGGAAGCCGTGCAAGCCTGGCGGCAACGTTTGTCTGCCGCCGCGGTGCCGACGAGCGCCGTCATCGACTGGGGCGACCACGAGTGTTTCTACTTCCTCGACCCCGACGGCAACTTGCTCGAGTTCGTCACCCCGCCGCAGCCCGACTCTCGCTAGGCGCAGGCTTGCGCACCACCATGGACCAGAGGGTCCGATGGGTGTGTTGCAGCGCCTCGATGACGTGGCTGCACGAGGTCGCCAGCGCTTCCATCTCGGCCCGGTGGAAGTGGTACGAGATGGGGGCGTGGATGAAGTCGAAACAGCTCATCCACACGAAAGCGAACTTCGCCTTGGCCCAGAAGAGCAGGAAAGGGCCAAGGGGAAGAGCTCTGGCCAGGCGCGGGCTGAGGTGTGCCAGGGGCACAACCAAGAGATGGATGTGGAGGAAGAGGAGCCCGGCGGGCCCCAGCGCCAGGATTCTCTGGGCCCGCAGCGGCAGGCGGTGCAGGAGCTGCTTCGAGGGTTCGATCACCCGGGTCATCACGAAGTTGCCTTCGTGGCTGTAGACGCAGACGGCGACCATGCCGCCAGGTCGGGTCAAACGCGACAGCTCCTGGTAGCCTTTGCGGTGGTCGAGCACGTGCTGCAGGGCGTGGTCGCAGATGGCGATGTCGGCGCAATGCGAAACCAACGGTAGCCGGCAGAGATCGCCGCGCACCAGCACGATCCTTTCGAGGGCGTCAGGGAAGAGATCGCGGATGGCGTAGATCTCCGCGCCGATCTCGTTCACGATGAGACGCGCCGCACCGGCATTCCAGAGGTGGAACGCCTCCCTCCCGCGGCCGCCGCCACCGATGAAGACCGTCTTTCCCCGCACCGCCTCCCGTGGAAGCGGGATGAAGCGCCAGAATGTGTTCTCTCCATAGAAGTCGTCGGGGTTCCGGGTGAGATCGGCAGCGGTGAAAGGCTGGACGGTTTGCCACTGGTATTCCCAATTCGCCGCCGCCGCGTGCTGGGCCTTGGCACCCCCCGACAGCGTGGGCGCGGTGCCGACGTCGATGCCATTGCGACCGAGGAACTCGCGCTCGGTGGCGCCGAGGTACACTCCCTGCAGCTCGCGGGGGAAGAAAACGGCGACGCCCTCCACGACCGGATAGGCGGCGGCGCAGGTGGGGCAGTGCAGGAGGGCGCTCTCCATGACGGAACCCACGGTGCGGACCGCGGTGGCTTCGAGCGCACCGCCACACTCGAGGCAGCGGAACAGCTGTACGTCGTCCTCTCGCACCTCGAGGCACCTCTGTCGGCGGCTGCAACCGATGCATCATCCGACAGTGCCTCACCCAGGGGCAAGGGGGCGCTCCTCCAGCAGCGCCCGCAGGCGCAGCCCCAGACGGGTGTGGCGGTCCTGGCGCCGGGCGTTGGAGAGAGCCGTGTGCAGCGCCCGCCGCTGGCCTACCAGGACCACCTGCCGCCGCGCCCGGGTCACCGCGGTGTAGAGGAGATTGCGCTGCAGCATCACGTGGTGCTGGGCGTGGAGGACGAGCACCACCACGGGGTATTCGCTGCCCTGCGCCTTGTGCACGGTCATGGCATAGGCCGGGGCGAGCTCGTGCAACGCCTCGAAATCGTAATGCACCGCGCGCTCGTCGAAATGCACCAGGACCTGTCTTTTCTTCTCGTCCACTGCAATGATCCGGCCCTGGTCGCCGTTGAAGACGTCCAGATCGTAGTTGTTGCGCACCTGCATGACCTTGTCGCCGACGCGGAGTGCCGTGGCCCCGACCGTCGTCCCGTGCGGATTGAGCCACTCCTGCAGCGCCGCATTGAGCGCCACCGTGCCCAGGGCGCCGCGGTTCATCGGGGTCAGCACCTGGATGCTCTTCTCCGCCTCGACACCGAGCGAGGCCGGCAGGCGCTCGCACACCAGCTGGCGCAGCGTGGCGAGAATGGACGCCGGTGTCTGGCGCTCGATGTGCACGAAGTCGGCGCGCTGGCCGGGCGGCGGCAGATCCGGAGGCTCGCCGCGGCGGATGCGATGGGCGTTGTGCACAATGAGGCTCTTCTCGTCTTGCCGGAAGAGCTCGCGGAGCTGCACCACGGGAACGCAGCCTGAGGCGAGCAGGTCGG
This window contains:
- a CDS encoding ferredoxin family protein, which translates into the protein MTHIVTERCVDCRYIDCARVCPVDCFYVVENPAMLVINPDECIDCKACIPECPVHAIWPDDELPEVYNEWLEKNADLAGKGEQVTSDTGLEKLPDALTLEQVQERERSRGWEVPEPSDA
- a CDS encoding BamA/TamA family outer membrane protein, translated to MRRFDPRTPFLAVLLALLPAGTALAQFGQNKVQYRSFDWRILETEHFVIHYYTQEAAAANEAARMAERGYAYLSSFYQHEFEDKIPVILYSTHHDFEQSNVIGGFISEGTGGVTESLKGRVTLPLTGSYAELNHVLVHELVHAFQFDLLNRNILPQMNARSLPLWMMEGMAEWVSNGVDPVTAMWVMDAQRAGKVPSVQQMSSVQDIRVYRMGQALFEVIAKSYGPARVRQLLKAPERERPAVADSTDGRTPQPPTSLPPPVDPASSMQTSAPPPAFDGATAEGQSLDHLWRAYAESLATQLGQDLVSPDSVAEAVAHKSGYAKAFHLAPVAAADGNRVLFYSSRGLYNELMVAERTPEGWKTRSLLAGERSADVEELPLLSASADWSADGRLVVLVVTRQGHDMIQIMDFKKRKIIRRIKTDLQSVANPAFSPDGRWVVFSGVQGGNGDLFAVEVESGHVSRLTQDAFAERAPRFSPDGRSIVFATDEGPDTDLDGLVFGSWNIAQLEVRPGPGKELLAGKRTDLVVSKADDFAPVWSPDGSSIAFVSDRTGTYQVYTYDFETGEVRQRTRFASGVVGIIPTGPAISWAASNDIYYSVFHHGGWHLYRTTGFPEDLPGEPDAAKLELASSHPEAIQENASSHLDAKERDYKARLTPEYAVVGALYIGNAGAAGSGQLLLGDMLGNHYLLLSGYLRTDFDQSEILVQYADLGHRWQWGLAGFQYRDDILVYSSPSKGNVESTVYRGLGAQFYYPFNRFRRLEFSVDFRNEDLTRSVFSTVGGDSLQPVSVVEEMHANYYYSIPTLALVHDNTSYSGFTPIAGGRWRIEGGKTFGDLDYTIGVLDWRRYLNVHRRGALALRFIGASSWGRDSRILYIGGPDTFRGTDFGGLTGTRAAFANVEARFPLFGATELIRGVVFFDAASTWFEEENPRYRRVHTAFGFGLRAYVGLPLRFDAALPLNTEPFDPLSQKQEWKTFFAIGFDY
- a CDS encoding TatD family hydrolase, translated to MQPASIPDAHCHLDLIADPERAIEEALAAGVGPLLAVGTEQASSERVLELRGKYPGSVLAAVGLHPSEIPALSEAELAAELEFVAATLPQADALGEVGLDFRDAQEEGQRARQRQALEQQLEWASRHRKPVSAHSRRAEHEMVERMGAFVQKSRLRVNLHWFTHSEKLVQQCGRLGIYISPGPSILHSEPQAAVARCIDAAHLLLETDSPVEFQGQPARPVWAVQVAERLAALRGVPAETLATLLQENFRRYLGG
- a CDS encoding YhjD/YihY/BrkB family envelope integrity protein → MSYRGYWKRDWFRVSRRLWAEMIRDDVFGAAAQLAYSFLLAFFPFLVFLVGILASLQFDEVLIRKQDLLEAMERFAAALPGDAAEVVRRSIDALSQQHSGLLSLGALAALLAASSGMRPVMTTLNRAWGVAEGRSFGHRSVLSLAMTLVFVVLVMAGTILLSLSSRLDVWIAQHWGAGWATAWRLGSLAGGWATLLFVVEFIYHVAPNVRRPWRWITPGSLLAVLLWFAGVRLFSLYVSNWGRYELMYGSLGAAVVFLLWLYIAGLAVLVGGELNAELEKSAGIIAVAALPPAAAAEAPRERGKRAARAETRQERGRGAKPVEARPVRRNSAPRAEPTPPRGKRAATGSRRRRSAAQPPRRGREGAAPGGPE
- a CDS encoding VOC family protein, encoding MTPKPLRLDHLSLYVSDLERAESFYVDILGLERVMRLPDQALLSLGEVNIGLMLGKPPPPEPDVLDRPFGRAHHAFRIEAEAVQAWRQRLSAAAVPTSAVIDWGDHECFYFLDPDGNLLEFVTPPQPDSR
- a CDS encoding methyltransferase domain-containing protein, translating into MREDDVQLFRCLECGGALEATAVRTVGSVMESALLHCPTCAAAYPVVEGVAVFFPRELQGVYLGATEREFLGRNGIDVGTAPTLSGGAKAQHAAAANWEYQWQTVQPFTAADLTRNPDDFYGENTFWRFIPLPREAVRGKTVFIGGGGRGREAFHLWNAGAARLIVNEIGAEIYAIRDLFPDALERIVLVRGDLCRLPLVSHCADIAICDHALQHVLDHRKGYQELSRLTRPGGMVAVCVYSHEGNFVMTRVIEPSKQLLHRLPLRAQRILALGPAGLLFLHIHLLVVPLAHLSPRLARALPLGPFLLFWAKAKFAFVWMSCFDFIHAPISYHFHRAEMEALATSCSHVIEALQHTHRTLWSMVVRKPAPSESRAAAG
- a CDS encoding alcohol dehydrogenase catalytic domain-containing protein; translation: MTPTKATTAPRLDADATASREPMWALVVDAPTWNERTGFRKTRVPRPVLDEKQNPADAQQVLVQVLLAGVCGTDRGIYERTSLGETILRSLAAEGKSERVVGHEFIGRIVAAGSDVQRDYGFAPGDIVAAESHVFCGRCYQCRLGQTHICSDDRILGVSRDGCFAELVKLPARVLWPTDVRKIALEVAAIQEPFGNAVHACTRVDLRGKTVGIFGCGTIGLFAAMIAKSLGATRVFGIEPDAGRRELARRAGADVVLPVRATGTHDPGADAGLLEALRTQTGGVGLDVALEMSGFNSSLNNAIGAARRGGEVVLFGLHSGDFTVQRYESVILKGLTLYSVIGREIFRTWTFTQRLLEEPANGIQDKILELVLRNGDGTILDIRDFEATVFEAMLRQHPKVLLRFATI
- the murJ gene encoding murein biosynthesis integral membrane protein MurJ → MAAGSEATVQAPTSRPARGLMGAAGLVSLATSLSRLGGLVREQMFAALLGAGFYSDAFVVAFRIPNLLRDLLAEGALSTAFVPTFTQQLVRQGKPAAFSLGNLVLTSLCLVTAAVVLIGTIAAEPLVRWIAPGFAATPGKLELTTTLTRILFPFLPMVALAAVLMGMLNAQHRFFVPAVAPALFNLAAIVVGAVLLLVHPGEHSTVLLWTGAVLLGGLLQMGVQIPPLARAGWQFRPRFRPRFDDPALRQILRLMAPAVIGLSATQVNIFVANILASHLEQGSPSWLNYAFRLLQLPIGVFGVAVATVNLTALSRHAAREDLPAFRASLTGALKLVAFLTLPATAGLVALREPIIALLYEHGRFSAHDTARTAAVLSMYAIGLY